DNA sequence from the Thermococcus gammatolerans EJ3 genome:
TCGATGTTGTCTTCGACATGAGGAAGGCCCACATCTTCGAGAGGAAAAGCGGAAAAGCAATATTTTAAACCTCGCCTTCCTTCTTTTTTCATGCTTGAGAAACTGGCGGAGTTCATAGCGGAGAACTTCTCACAGGGAAAGGCCGTTGAGCTTGGCATAGGCTTCCAGACGAAGGTAGCTTTAAGGCTGATAGAGCTCGGCTACGACGTTCTGGCGATAGACTGGAACGAAAAAGCTGTGGAGAACGCGAGAAGAGCGGGCATAAAAGCGGTCCGCGACGACCTCTTTAGGCCGAGGCTCAGCCTTTACAGGGACGCGGTCCTTCTCTACTCAGTAAGGCCAACGCCCGAGATAATGGAGCCCATCGTCGAGCTGAGCCGAAAAGTGAACGTTCCCCTCGTAGTTCTGCCCCTGAGCGGTGATTCCGTGCCCAGACCGCTGAGGCTCGTGAACTACAAAGGACTGGCGATATACGTTTATAAGCCGTGAGGGAACTAAGGGCGGTGGTGGTATGAGGCTCTTCGGCACCGCGGGAATTCGGGGGAGGCTCTGGGAGAAGGTGACGCCCGAGCTCGCATTGAAGGTCGGAATGGCGATTGGAACGTACAAAGGTGGAACGGCTGTCGTCGCGAGGGACGGGAGGACTTCAAGCGTTATGCTCAAGAACGCGGTGATAAGCGGTCTGCTCGCGAGCGGAATGGAGGTTTTAGATGCCGATTTGATTCCAACACCGGCCCTGGCCTGGGCCACCCGGGAGCACGGCGACGCTGGAGTTATGATTACCGCGAGCCACAATCCGCCGACAGACAACGGTATAAAGGTCTTCAACGGCGATGGGACGGAGTTCTACGTGGAACAGGAGAAGGAGCTTGAGGGGATAGTCTTCTCCGGGAACTTCAGGAGGGCTGAGTGGAACGAGATTAAAACCGTTAAGCCCCTCGACGTTATAGACGACTACATCGGAGCGGTTCTTGACTTCGTGAACCACGAGACGGGCCTTAAAGTTCTCTACGACGGGGCCAACGGCTCAGGGAGCGTTTTAGCGCCTTACCTGCTCCGCGAGATGGGGGCCAAGGTTATAAGCGTGAACGCCCACGTTGACGGCCACTTCCCGGGAAGGAGGCCCGAGCCGCGCTATGAAAACATCGCCTATCTCGGGGAGCTTGTTAAAGAACTCGGCGTTGATTTGGCGATAGCGCAGGACGGAGACGCCGACAGGATAGCGGTCTTCGACGAGAGGGGCAACTACGTTGACGAGGATACGGTTATAGCGCTCTTCGCCAAGCACTACGTTGAAGAGAACGGCGGGGGAACGGTTGTTACCTCGATAAACACCGGCTCAAGGATAGACGAGGTCGTCGAGAGGGCAGGGGGAAAGGTCGTTAGAGTTCCCCTTGGCCAGCCCCATGACGGCATAAAGAAATACGGAGCCATCTTCGCCGGCGAACCCTGGAAGCTCGTCCATCCAAAGTTCGGCAACTGGATTGACAGCTTCGTGACGATGGCGCTCCTGATTAAGATGATTGACGAGAACGGCCCCCTCTCAAAGCTCGTCTCGGAGATTCCGGTCTATTACCTGAGGAAGGAGAACGTTCCGTGCCCGGACGGGCTTAAGGGGAAGGTCGTTGAGAGGGCCAGGGAAGAGCTTGAGAAGGCCTTGGGAGAGGAAATCAAGGAAATTCTCACGATTTCGGGCTACCGCTTCCAGCTGAGGGACGGCTCATGGGTTCTCGTCAGGCCAAGCGGGACGGAGCCGAAGATTCGCGTTGTCGTCGAGGGGCCAAGCGAAAAAAGAAGGGACGAACTCTTCGAGTTAGCTTACAAAACGGTTGCAAAAGAAGTGGAAAAGCTCAAACGAAGCGCGCGGGTCTGAGAGTCCTGACTGCTATTTCCCTTTTGTCTACCATGACCTTGAAGCCCTCCTTGGCGACGTAGGTCTTGACTCCGGTTACCGTTTCGATGTACTTTGCCTCCTTGTATGGGTTGGCGAAGTGCATCTTCATGCCGATGTGGCTCATTATCAGGACTTCAGGTTTTTTCTCCATGCTCTTGAGCATCTCGACGGCATCATCCGTGCTGAGGTGATAGGGAATTCCCATGTCCCTTGGACGCGTTATCGCCGCTATGAGAACCCTCGCCCCGTCGTGCCACTCTACCAGCCCATCAAAGTAGGCTGTGTCGGGAATGTAGGAGATGTCGCCGTAGGCGGTCTTCATGCGGAAGCCTATCGTTGTCGGGTCGGAGTGCTGGCTCGGGGTTATCAGGAACTCCTCCTCGCCTATCGCTATCTTGTTGCCCGGCTCTGGCGTGTGGACGCTTTCGAGGACTTCTATGTGATACTTGCTTATCGCAGGTGTATGAGTCTCGTCGCCGTAGACGACGCTCTTCGAAGCTATGAGCACTCCCCTCTTCTTGAGCGCGCCACCGGTCATGGCCTCGACCATGACCTCGAGGTCGTTGCAGTGGTCAACGTGCCTGTGGGAGACGAAGATGGCGTCTAACCTTCTCGGGTCGAGCTTGTAGCGCCAGCTTCTAACCAAAGCACCCGGCCCCGGGTCGACGTAGACGTTCCTGCTCGCCCTTATGTGGAATCCCCCAGTGGAGCGGAACTGAGTTATTGTGATGAACCTCCCGCCCCCGCTCCCGAGGAAGGTTATCTCTATCACTCCCTCACCTCCGTATCCTCTGCAGACGGTAGGCTTTAGGCGGTGGGGTATATAAGGTGTTTGGATGGCCGAAAGCAGTTTAAGCTCCGGGGAGAAGTGGGGGTTGGTGATTCGGATGACTCAGCTTGGGAAGGTCTTGAAGGAAGTTGAAGGCCTGAGAGACGAGATGATAAAGACGCTCGTCGAGCTGATTAAGATTCCGGCCATAAGCCCCGACTACGGTGGTGAGGGCGAATACGACAAGGCCCAGAAGTTGCTTGAGATTATCAGAGACTGGCCCTTCGACAAGGTCGAGGTCTACAACGCGCCCGACAAGAGGGCCAAGAACGGGGTCAGGCCGAACATATTGGCCTATTACTACGGCGAGAAAGGCGAGGAAAGCGAGAGACTCTGGATTCTCACCCACCTCGACGTCGTTCCGCCCGGGGACCTGAGCAAGTGGACCGTTACCGAGCCATTTAAACCGCTCGTCAAGGACGGCAAGGTCTACGGGCGCGGAAGCGAGGACAACGGGCAGAGTTTGGTTGCTTCGCTTTACGCGGTGAAGGCCATGATGAACCTCGGGATAAGGCCGAAGAGGACGGTTATTTTGGCCTTCGTCAGCGACGAGGAAACCGGGAGCAAGTACGGAATCGAATGGTTGATGAGGGAACACCCAGAGCTCTTCAGGGAAGATGACCTCGTTCTCGTCCCCGACGGTGGAAACGAGGACGGAACGTTCATAGAAGTCGCTGAAAAGGGAATCCTCTGGTTCAAGCTAAGGGTCAGGGGGCAGCAGGTGCACGCGAGCATGCCGGACAAGGGCCTGAACGCACACCGCGTTGCACTTGATTTGGCCTACAACCTCGACAAAAAGCTTCACGAGAAGTACAGCGAGAGGGACGAGCTCTTCGAGCCAGCTGAGAGCACCTTCGAGCCAACGATGGGAGGAAACCCAGCAGACAGCCCCAACATAATCCCTGGAGAGCACGAGGTCGTTTTCGACTGCAGGGTTCTGCCAAGGTACAGCCTCGACGATATCCTCAAGGACGTCGAGGGCGTCGTGGAAGAAGTTAAGGAGAGGCACAGGAAGGAGCTTGACGGGAAGGTTCTCCCAGAAATCGAGGTGGAGATTCTTCAGAGGGCAGACCCGGCCCCGCCGACCGACCCGGAGGGCGAGATAGTGAAACTCCTGAAGGAGGCGATAAAAGAA
Encoded proteins:
- a CDS encoding UPF0146 family protein, whose product is MLEKLAEFIAENFSQGKAVELGIGFQTKVALRLIELGYDVLAIDWNEKAVENARRAGIKAVRDDLFRPRLSLYRDAVLLYSVRPTPEIMEPIVELSRKVNVPLVVLPLSGDSVPRPLRLVNYKGLAIYVYKP
- the glmM gene encoding phosphoglucosamine mutase, which encodes MRLFGTAGIRGRLWEKVTPELALKVGMAIGTYKGGTAVVARDGRTSSVMLKNAVISGLLASGMEVLDADLIPTPALAWATREHGDAGVMITASHNPPTDNGIKVFNGDGTEFYVEQEKELEGIVFSGNFRRAEWNEIKTVKPLDVIDDYIGAVLDFVNHETGLKVLYDGANGSGSVLAPYLLREMGAKVISVNAHVDGHFPGRRPEPRYENIAYLGELVKELGVDLAIAQDGDADRIAVFDERGNYVDEDTVIALFAKHYVEENGGGTVVTSINTGSRIDEVVERAGGKVVRVPLGQPHDGIKKYGAIFAGEPWKLVHPKFGNWIDSFVTMALLIKMIDENGPLSKLVSEIPVYYLRKENVPCPDGLKGKVVERAREELEKALGEEIKEILTISGYRFQLRDGSWVLVRPSGTEPKIRVVVEGPSEKRRDELFELAYKTVAKEVEKLKRSARV
- a CDS encoding MBL fold metallo-hydrolase — its product is MIEITFLGSGGGRFITITQFRSTGGFHIRASRNVYVDPGPGALVRSWRYKLDPRRLDAIFVSHRHVDHCNDLEVMVEAMTGGALKKRGVLIASKSVVYGDETHTPAISKYHIEVLESVHTPEPGNKIAIGEEEFLITPSQHSDPTTIGFRMKTAYGDISYIPDTAYFDGLVEWHDGARVLIAAITRPRDMGIPYHLSTDDAVEMLKSMEKKPEVLIMSHIGMKMHFANPYKEAKYIETVTGVKTYVAKEGFKVMVDKREIAVRTLRPARFV
- a CDS encoding M20 family metallo-hydrolase, whose product is MTQLGKVLKEVEGLRDEMIKTLVELIKIPAISPDYGGEGEYDKAQKLLEIIRDWPFDKVEVYNAPDKRAKNGVRPNILAYYYGEKGEESERLWILTHLDVVPPGDLSKWTVTEPFKPLVKDGKVYGRGSEDNGQSLVASLYAVKAMMNLGIRPKRTVILAFVSDEETGSKYGIEWLMREHPELFREDDLVLVPDGGNEDGTFIEVAEKGILWFKLRVRGQQVHASMPDKGLNAHRVALDLAYNLDKKLHEKYSERDELFEPAESTFEPTMGGNPADSPNIIPGEHEVVFDCRVLPRYSLDDILKDVEGVVEEVKERHRKELDGKVLPEIEVEILQRADPAPPTDPEGEIVKLLKEAIKELRGKEAKVGGIGGGTFAAFFRRKGIPAVVWATLDEMAHQPNEYAKIDNMVEDAKVMAALALL